Genomic segment of Solanum stenotomum isolate F172 unplaced genomic scaffold, ASM1918654v1 scaffold22945, whole genome shotgun sequence:
AAGGCTCTCGTCAATTGCTCTGGTAAAATATGGATTTTTTGGAGAATGGAATGGGAGGGAGAAGTTGTGATGAACTCAATTCAACAAATTACCATGAAGTTtagcaaaaacaacaacattttCTTTATCTCGTCAGTGTATGCAAGATGCAATGGGTTGGAAAGGTTAGAATTATGGGACGAGTTGAGTAGCTTTGCAGAAGACATTCAATCACCTTGGATGATTGGAGGCGATTTTAATGTATGCTTAAATGAGGAGGAAAAATTGGGTGGACTAGCATTTACTCAGCAGGAAGCAAT
This window contains:
- the LOC125851138 gene encoding uncharacterized protein LOC125851138; protein product: MEPFQDPADIDQFKRKLGFDKALVNCSGKIWIFWRMEWEGEVVMNSIQQITMKFSKNNNIFFISSVYARCNGLERLELWDELSSFAEDIQSPWMIGGDFNVCLNEEEKLGGLAFTQQEAMDFAQCISSCALLEVPFTGTRYTWWNGRIEDDYILKRLDKILVNHDFSTAFPAIGVQHFIRQGSDPVPLHV